ATGATTGACACCTCTTTGAGACGGAAACCGGCCTTCCAAGCCCGGAAGTGCAGTTCTATCTGAAAAGCATAACCGTTAGAACGTATGCCTTCCACCGAAATATTTTCCAATACTTTTCGGTGAATACATTTGAACCCCGCTGTGGTGTCAGCAACCGGAAGACCTGTGATAATACGTGCATACAAATTGGCACCGTATGACAGTATCAGTCTGCTTAGGGGCCAGTTAATAATGCTGATACCTTTGGAATATCGAGAACCGATGGCTACATCCGCATTACCACTTCTTACTTCCTCCACCAGGGCCGGGATATCTTCCGGATTATGGGAAAAATCGGCATCCATCTCACATACGTAGGTATACCCTTTCTCGAGAGCAAATTTAAAACCCCGTACATAGGCTGTACCCAGGCCAAGTTTACCAGATCTTCTTATTAGGTGTAACCTTCCTTCATAGGATGGAATTAACTCTTCAACGATATCCCCGGTACCATCCGGTGAGCCGTCATCTACTACCAACAGATGTGTAGGTTCGTCCAGATTCAGAACGGACTCAATAATTTTCGGAATATTATGTGCCTCATTATAGGTAGGTACTATAACAAGAATCTGATTCTGCATTATATTTGATTGATTGGTATTTCTTCCCATCCCAATTAGTGTGAAAGGATACAAATTTATCAATTAATTAAACACCTGAAATTGATTATACTCAAAGGTTTAAAAAGTCGCTTTCAGAAGCGTCTGAACTGATAATTAACCGGTACAATTTTGTTTGAACTGCACAAAGAAGACCAGAGTACTAAAGCCCGCAAGGGAATCCTAAAAACAGACCACGGGAATATT
This genomic interval from Halalkalibaculum roseum contains the following:
- a CDS encoding polyprenol monophosphomannose synthase, with translation MQNQILVIVPTYNEAHNIPKIIESVLNLDEPTHLLVVDDGSPDGTGDIVEELIPSYEGRLHLIRRSGKLGLGTAYVRGFKFALEKGYTYVCEMDADFSHNPEDIPALVEEVRSGNADVAIGSRYSKGISIINWPLSRLILSYGANLYARIITGLPVADTTAGFKCIHRKVLENISVEGIRSNGYAFQIELHFRAWKAGFRLKEVSIIFREREEGVSKMSKKIVWEAIWRVWFLKFQSIFGTL